A single Bremerella cremea DNA region contains:
- a CDS encoding serine/threonine-protein kinase — translation MNQSAAAISPDNNPEDEEVGPAKLAKPKESPMRFTYKTGSTPLDGYTIKRGVGAGGFGEVYYATTDAGKEVALKHIQRNLDIEMRGAKHCLNLKHPHLVSLFDIRYDSEGEGWIVMEFVHGDCLQDVVERNPNGMPQDEALAWFKAIASAVNYLHDHGIVHRDLKPGNIFNDQGTVKIGDYGLSKFISVSRRSGQTESVGTFHYMAPEIGKGRYGREIDVYALGIILFEMLTGRVPFEGESSQEIIMKHLTASPDLGNLGEPFRSVVSSALEKDPEKRTSSAEEMLQQLGLKETTGFVATLDSRRPVESPSPAPRPTPPPEPRPQPQATYQPGFGDDLQPINKGAFDDEPIAQAVGGAQQRFMRWWNHNATSMPVKIVVLVAVAFGILTNLHYIVPIGVILGVFYLAYLFVRLLMNSFQETPSGSSYPQTRSGRYHPQAMKRKHRAAEQGAWKPKRKDRERAALATRTVRQRMHELLGSLIASGLTAVVVSFVLLLITVGEKALTRSAILTFGPSFVFFTGVTVLASWTVIVTAKFWENRGGEHARRRLIMAILGASIGMLTWGASLMMFPHPLPAESVAGGWFTLGEPATVGGMMLFFGLSFLVPCWWKLADPLRSNWLSPATIGVYVAWAAVLSIFWPFVQPCGVMLIGAIATTVQFASPWLNQERRDQERRKYEQELKETTVSNVRS, via the coding sequence ATGAACCAGTCGGCAGCCGCCATATCTCCGGATAACAATCCGGAGGACGAAGAAGTCGGCCCTGCGAAACTAGCCAAACCGAAAGAAAGCCCCATGCGGTTTACTTACAAAACCGGATCCACTCCGTTAGATGGCTACACCATCAAGCGAGGAGTTGGGGCTGGTGGTTTTGGCGAAGTGTATTATGCAACCACCGACGCGGGCAAAGAGGTTGCACTGAAGCATATCCAGCGTAATCTGGATATCGAAATGCGGGGCGCCAAACATTGCTTGAACTTGAAGCACCCGCACTTGGTTTCGTTGTTCGATATTCGCTACGACAGCGAAGGAGAAGGCTGGATTGTCATGGAGTTCGTCCATGGCGATTGCCTGCAAGATGTGGTCGAACGCAACCCGAACGGGATGCCACAGGACGAAGCGTTGGCGTGGTTTAAAGCGATTGCATCCGCCGTCAACTATCTACATGACCATGGTATTGTTCACCGCGACCTGAAACCAGGCAACATCTTCAACGACCAAGGGACCGTCAAGATTGGCGACTATGGTCTCTCGAAGTTTATCTCGGTCAGCCGCCGCAGTGGACAAACCGAGAGCGTCGGCACGTTTCATTACATGGCCCCAGAGATCGGCAAAGGACGCTATGGTCGCGAGATCGATGTCTACGCCCTAGGGATCATTCTATTCGAGATGCTCACCGGTCGCGTTCCTTTTGAAGGGGAAAGCAGCCAAGAGATCATCATGAAGCACCTGACGGCCAGCCCAGATCTGGGAAACTTGGGCGAGCCGTTTCGCTCGGTCGTCTCGTCCGCGCTGGAGAAAGATCCGGAGAAACGAACCAGTTCCGCCGAAGAGATGCTACAGCAGTTGGGCTTGAAAGAGACAACGGGTTTCGTGGCGACGCTCGATAGCCGCCGTCCGGTCGAATCGCCCAGTCCTGCCCCTCGGCCGACACCGCCGCCAGAGCCTCGTCCGCAGCCCCAAGCAACCTACCAGCCAGGATTTGGCGACGACCTGCAGCCGATCAACAAGGGAGCTTTCGACGACGAACCGATCGCCCAGGCCGTGGGTGGTGCCCAGCAGCGATTCATGCGGTGGTGGAATCATAACGCGACCAGCATGCCGGTGAAGATCGTCGTCCTGGTGGCGGTCGCATTCGGTATCCTCACCAATTTGCACTACATCGTGCCGATCGGTGTGATCTTGGGCGTGTTCTACCTGGCGTACTTGTTTGTACGTTTGCTCATGAACTCGTTTCAGGAAACACCAAGTGGAAGTAGCTACCCACAAACGAGAAGTGGTCGTTATCATCCCCAAGCGATGAAGCGTAAGCACCGCGCCGCCGAGCAAGGCGCGTGGAAGCCGAAACGAAAAGACCGTGAGCGGGCCGCGTTAGCGACTCGCACGGTTCGACAACGGATGCACGAACTGCTCGGTTCGCTGATTGCCAGCGGGCTAACGGCAGTGGTGGTTTCGTTCGTGTTGTTGCTGATTACCGTCGGCGAAAAAGCCCTCACCCGTTCGGCCATCCTGACGTTTGGTCCTTCGTTTGTCTTCTTCACCGGTGTCACCGTATTGGCCTCGTGGACGGTGATCGTCACGGCCAAGTTCTGGGAAAACCGAGGTGGCGAGCATGCCCGGCGTCGGCTGATTATGGCCATACTGGGGGCCTCGATCGGCATGCTGACCTGGGGCGCGTCGCTGATGATGTTCCCACATCCGTTACCGGCAGAGAGCGTAGCAGGAGGCTGGTTCACATTGGGCGAGCCGGCTACGGTCGGGGGGATGATGCTCTTCTTTGGGTTGTCGTTCCTGGTGCCGTGCTGGTGGAAACTGGCCGATCCGCTGCGAAGTAACTGGCTCAGCCCTGCCACCATCGGCGTTTATGTCGCCTGGGCGGCCGTGTTGTCGATCTTTTGGCCGTTCGTGCAGCCGTGCGGCGTGATGCTGATTGGGGCCATTGCCACGACGGTTCAGTTCGCTTCCCCTTGGCTTAACCAAGAACGTCGCGATCAAGAGCGTCGTAAGTACGAACAAGAACTGAAAGAAACCACGGTTTCGAACGTTCGTTCGTAG
- a CDS encoding PRC-barrel domain-containing protein, with the protein MLRKIPAVAAAALMAAGCVTSLAHADDVANPNQSNVQVDVGGPAAPGQADVEVNTADQATKAMFGRRASQIEGMAIHNEAGKDLGVVRDVVIDTDRGQVKYVAVSYGGFLGLGTKLFAVPFEAFQYHPATQGHDARLVLNLNEEILRKAPGFDADNWPDMASQTFTNDIDKHYRHREGGLNIQAGPVGIQIGGKRKAAADQPTNPLAVHRAANIIGMNVVNNENDKVGTINDLMIDMSNGHVRYAALSVGGLAGIGDSMYAVAWDQFRWKHNAQNDTNELVLNVDPKLLKDVKGFDQDNWPQHATARLGTTKVDANVERPGVDADINVPGVRVDVDTKDN; encoded by the coding sequence ATGTTACGCAAGATTCCTGCAGTCGCTGCTGCTGCCCTGATGGCCGCTGGATGCGTTACCTCGCTCGCTCATGCTGATGATGTTGCCAACCCCAATCAATCAAACGTCCAAGTCGACGTCGGCGGACCGGCTGCTCCGGGGCAGGCGGACGTCGAAGTTAACACGGCAGACCAAGCAACGAAGGCGATGTTCGGTCGCCGCGCCAGCCAGATCGAAGGCATGGCAATCCACAACGAAGCTGGCAAAGATCTGGGCGTTGTTCGCGATGTCGTAATCGACACAGATCGTGGGCAAGTTAAGTATGTCGCCGTTTCGTACGGTGGTTTTCTGGGGCTTGGCACGAAGCTGTTTGCGGTCCCGTTTGAAGCTTTTCAATATCACCCAGCTACGCAAGGTCACGATGCACGACTTGTGCTGAACTTGAATGAAGAGATCCTGCGGAAAGCTCCCGGTTTTGATGCTGACAACTGGCCCGACATGGCTTCCCAGACGTTCACGAACGACATCGACAAACATTATCGTCACCGGGAAGGTGGTTTGAACATTCAAGCTGGTCCTGTGGGGATTCAAATTGGTGGCAAGCGAAAAGCAGCGGCCGACCAGCCCACCAATCCGTTGGCTGTTCATCGTGCGGCTAACATAATTGGCATGAATGTCGTCAATAATGAGAACGACAAAGTTGGCACGATTAACGATCTGATGATCGATATGAGCAACGGGCATGTGCGTTACGCTGCCCTGTCGGTCGGCGGTTTGGCTGGCATTGGCGATAGCATGTATGCCGTCGCTTGGGACCAGTTCCGCTGGAAGCATAACGCTCAGAACGATACCAACGAGTTGGTTTTGAATGTCGATCCCAAGCTGTTGAAAGACGTTAAAGGGTTCGATCAAGATAACTGGCCGCAACATGCGACCGCTCGTTTAGGTACGACCAAGGTCGATGCCAACGTCGAGCGTCCTGGAGTTGATGCCGATATCAACGTCCCTGGCGTGCGTGTCGATGTCGATACCAAGGATAACTAG
- a CDS encoding RNA polymerase sigma factor, protein MSLSRVSETDALLIGRIRDGEEDAWQDLIDRYEGRLLAFVESRLRRRAHSEDVVQETFIGFLNSLPNYDGRRSLESYLFAICAYKLTDHLRREGRRPTLPLSSAGAGRSSSDTWELEGPARPASSLVRSGERRTLEEDALVEAIRQQIENWKTRGDWGKIQCVELLFVRGWANKDVASHLQISEQHVANYKHDFTNKLRGSVKNQQLCEEVFPELYTN, encoded by the coding sequence TTGTCTCTATCACGCGTTTCAGAAACAGATGCCTTGTTGATCGGTCGCATTCGCGACGGGGAAGAGGACGCCTGGCAGGACTTGATCGACCGTTACGAAGGACGCCTCTTGGCTTTCGTCGAAAGTCGTCTGCGGCGTCGCGCCCATAGCGAGGATGTGGTTCAAGAAACCTTCATCGGCTTTCTGAACAGCTTGCCCAATTACGATGGTCGCCGTTCGCTAGAGAGCTATCTTTTCGCAATTTGTGCTTATAAGCTAACCGATCATTTACGTCGCGAAGGACGACGCCCTACGTTGCCGCTCAGTTCGGCAGGGGCAGGCCGTTCTTCCAGCGATACGTGGGAATTGGAAGGCCCTGCTCGGCCAGCTTCGAGCTTGGTGCGCAGTGGCGAGCGACGCACTTTAGAGGAAGATGCGTTGGTCGAGGCGATTCGCCAGCAGATCGAGAATTGGAAGACTCGGGGAGACTGGGGCAAGATTCAATGCGTGGAGTTGTTGTTCGTGCGGGGCTGGGCCAATAAAGATGTGGCTAGCCACTTACAAATTAGCGAACAACACGTCGCCAACTACAAACACGATTTCACGAATAAACTCCGGGGCAGCGTAAAAAACCAACAGCTTTGCGAAGAGGTTTTTCCCGAACTCTATACAAACTAG
- a CDS encoding Rho termination factor N-terminal domain-containing protein: MSITTSPTTASEVMESSASPFDSAEKRLEDHTVKELRELASQLGIRGRSKLMHKEELVSVIRRRW; this comes from the coding sequence ATGTCGATAACTACCAGCCCAACCACTGCATCCGAAGTAATGGAATCGTCTGCCTCTCCTTTTGACTCGGCCGAAAAACGGCTTGAAGATCACACGGTAAAAGAGCTGCGTGAACTTGCCAGTCAACTAGGAATTCGCGGTCGTAGTAAGCTGATGCACAAAGAAGAGCTAGTCAGCGTCATTCGCCGTCGCTGGTAA
- a CDS encoding DMT family transporter, protein MSERNAPNLWLGMICGVLAAIGYSLTNICLRSLTGLDPIWVSFFKAIPTVTLFGPIAIWQVVTRRAALPSASSVGILIAAAISSQLLGNALLQWSFGVIGVAMSVPLCLGGMIVVGVFISKWFLQEHLTRWQTWGTGSLVLALVVLSMAGGGAVQSVVDEKSRWWLTAVGILAPISSGVSYAFLSIAIRRGVSREASMFMTTALICAIGMIILGPLSLITAGVEKIAQTTWPQYGVLLVAGLLNAGAFVALTLSFRYAPVIVGNAANSLQNPLSALAGVYLFHEADSINLKIGVALTVLGVVLMGLRDKPRSGENDRHAKNTHDGETESSPRTNSPVELETS, encoded by the coding sequence ATGTCAGAAAGAAATGCTCCCAATCTTTGGTTGGGTATGATTTGCGGCGTGTTGGCGGCGATTGGTTATTCGTTGACCAACATCTGCTTGCGATCGCTGACAGGTTTGGACCCGATTTGGGTTTCGTTTTTCAAAGCGATTCCCACGGTCACGCTGTTCGGGCCGATTGCCATCTGGCAGGTTGTTACCCGCCGAGCCGCCCTGCCGAGTGCTTCCTCTGTCGGAATCTTAATCGCGGCAGCAATTTCTAGCCAACTGCTGGGCAATGCCCTGCTGCAGTGGAGCTTTGGTGTGATCGGCGTGGCGATGAGTGTCCCCCTTTGCTTAGGAGGGATGATCGTCGTGGGAGTGTTTATTAGCAAGTGGTTTTTGCAGGAGCATCTCACCCGCTGGCAGACTTGGGGAACCGGCTCGTTGGTGCTGGCGCTGGTGGTCTTAAGCATGGCTGGCGGCGGTGCGGTTCAGTCGGTCGTCGACGAGAAATCGAGGTGGTGGCTGACCGCCGTGGGGATTTTGGCTCCGATCTCGTCGGGCGTTTCTTACGCCTTTTTGAGTATTGCGATTCGCCGAGGCGTCTCGCGGGAAGCCAGCATGTTCATGACGACTGCTTTGATCTGTGCCATTGGGATGATCATTTTGGGGCCACTTAGCCTAATCACTGCCGGCGTCGAGAAAATCGCCCAGACCACTTGGCCTCAATATGGTGTGCTGCTGGTGGCTGGACTGCTAAATGCGGGTGCTTTCGTCGCGTTGACGCTCTCGTTTCGCTACGCACCGGTCATCGTGGGAAATGCGGCCAACTCGCTGCAAAACCCGCTTTCAGCTTTAGCTGGGGTGTACCTCTTTCATGAGGCCGATAGCATCAATCTGAAGATCGGTGTCGCATTGACCGTGCTTGGCGTCGTGCTGATGGGCCTTAGAGATAAGCCTCGCTCAGGCGAAAACGATCGGCACGCAAAGAACACGCATGACGGAGAAACTGAAAGTTCGCCACGGACGAATTCGCCTGTGGAATTAGAGACTTCCTAG
- a CDS encoding FHA domain-containing protein has protein sequence MSDRLQMWIDGVGGYMLLLADRANIGQAMASAQVDIPIMGDISRRHAAVRRSGDEYILEPFADARVNDLPVERPTMLKHRDVMTFGRGVRIQFTQPHPLSTSAVLRIISRHRTEPACDGVVMLADSLLLGPKANNHIVCPQWQRDVVIFRNGDKLQLRSKTPLFQSDSTQPASAIKIGETVQGEEVSFCLEPISRA, from the coding sequence GTGAGCGATCGCCTGCAAATGTGGATCGATGGTGTCGGAGGCTATATGCTTCTTCTCGCTGACCGCGCTAACATTGGCCAGGCGATGGCATCAGCCCAAGTCGATATTCCCATTATGGGCGATATCAGCCGACGCCACGCTGCTGTCCGGCGAAGTGGGGACGAGTACATTCTCGAACCTTTCGCCGATGCCAGGGTCAACGATTTGCCGGTCGAGCGACCGACGATGCTCAAGCATCGCGACGTGATGACATTCGGGCGAGGCGTGCGGATACAGTTCACGCAGCCTCATCCGCTGAGCACGTCAGCCGTGTTACGCATTATCAGTCGCCATCGGACAGAGCCGGCCTGCGATGGCGTGGTGATGCTGGCCGACTCGCTGTTGTTGGGACCGAAAGCGAACAACCATATTGTTTGCCCTCAGTGGCAACGCGACGTCGTTATATTTCGGAATGGAGACAAGCTGCAATTACGGTCGAAGACGCCCCTTTTTCAAAGCGATTCGACCCAGCCTGCTTCCGCGATCAAAATAGGAGAGACCGTGCAAGGAGAAGAGGTTTCGTTTTGCCTGGAACCGATTAGCCGGGCCTGA
- a CDS encoding CsbD family protein, producing MNWDTIKGNWKQFRGTVREQWGKLTDDDLEVIAGKRDKLCGKIQERYGIAKEEAERQIDQFHNAL from the coding sequence ATGAACTGGGACACCATTAAAGGAAACTGGAAACAGTTTCGCGGAACTGTGCGAGAGCAATGGGGCAAGTTGACCGATGACGATCTCGAAGTGATCGCCGGAAAGCGAGACAAGCTGTGTGGCAAAATTCAGGAACGCTATGGCATTGCCAAAGAAGAAGCCGAGCGGCAAATCGATCAATTTCATAACGCCCTGTAA
- a CDS encoding DUF1549 domain-containing protein, with translation MRSLSWRYARNLLGIVLLLATPLVIQAADAINTKSLPGILLDNVQAEMVGPWVPSNRIKPYVGEGYVHSGKSTDSVSKQSKTITFRQKLPQPGSYRVYLAYNAGKDRAAQAPIVIRHDAGESQVRLNQRDKPQGPLMFHPLGDFNFTPEKEAIVTISDHEAQGIVIVDAVLFVPQNQLAKLKGIEKKRVSVEPETAPEFVRAKLPPRQTLTSAALDERIVREAHLTKTTAIIDDETFLRRVTIDVIGRIPTEQERTEFLADTKPTKRALLVERLLASPEFGQNWATYWSDVFSYRIPQPELTYLDYQVFQDWLALQLNEGTGWDEVTYRILTATGKVRDNPPAFFVGYHQASTSRLAGETTRIFLGTQIQCAECHDHPFVDIPQERFHQMAAFFVRSSSKLPWNDSSEIIVGSKSSGEHKLPETSRVMLPTVFRGDPLPKGASDIERRVQLAKWVTSPDNTMFPKAYTNRIWERLMDAPFCDPIDEISAEAGYPSLPSLHQAVADHFMANQYDAKSLFRLILNTKAYQRQLDAEDQIVGQLAAAEFRKMRGDVVFKSLAVAIELPNVTGEATEPTDAVRFPPPPKSTLDLVNEVFGYDPSLGKAFRPQTMQQAMFLMNNRQLQAQVNAAADQKTKLAKMLDQSPDDRQAIQRLYVNVLGRAPSEEELTVAYDYVQEIDSRSEAFEDLLWALLNTAEFTTRR, from the coding sequence ATGCGATCTCTGTCTTGGCGATATGCCAGAAATTTGTTGGGGATCGTCCTCTTGTTAGCGACTCCATTGGTGATTCAAGCCGCAGACGCGATCAACACGAAATCGCTCCCAGGCATCTTGCTCGATAACGTCCAAGCGGAAATGGTCGGCCCTTGGGTACCGTCCAACCGGATCAAGCCGTATGTCGGAGAAGGTTACGTTCATAGCGGTAAATCGACCGATTCGGTTAGCAAGCAGTCGAAGACGATCACCTTCCGCCAGAAATTGCCTCAGCCAGGTAGTTACCGAGTTTATCTCGCTTACAACGCTGGCAAAGATCGCGCAGCCCAGGCGCCCATCGTCATTCGGCATGATGCTGGGGAGTCTCAAGTTCGACTCAATCAGCGAGACAAGCCCCAAGGCCCGCTGATGTTTCATCCGCTTGGCGATTTCAATTTTACACCAGAGAAAGAAGCGATCGTAACGATCTCGGACCACGAGGCTCAGGGCATCGTCATCGTCGACGCGGTTCTCTTCGTGCCGCAAAATCAACTTGCCAAGTTGAAAGGAATAGAAAAGAAACGAGTGTCTGTCGAACCGGAAACCGCGCCTGAATTTGTCCGCGCAAAGTTACCGCCCAGACAAACGCTGACATCCGCTGCGTTAGACGAACGGATCGTTCGCGAAGCGCATCTCACCAAGACCACGGCGATCATCGACGACGAAACGTTTCTGCGGCGAGTAACCATCGACGTTATTGGACGCATCCCGACGGAGCAGGAGCGAACCGAATTTCTGGCTGATACCAAGCCGACCAAGCGGGCTCTATTAGTCGAACGCTTGTTGGCCAGCCCAGAATTTGGCCAGAACTGGGCAACGTATTGGAGCGATGTTTTCAGCTACCGTATTCCGCAGCCTGAGCTGACCTATCTCGACTACCAGGTCTTTCAAGATTGGCTGGCTCTGCAACTCAACGAAGGTACCGGCTGGGATGAAGTAACGTATCGGATTTTGACCGCGACCGGCAAAGTCAGGGACAATCCGCCTGCCTTCTTTGTGGGCTACCATCAAGCGAGCACTTCGCGTTTGGCGGGCGAAACGACTCGGATTTTTCTTGGCACCCAGATTCAATGTGCCGAGTGCCACGACCATCCGTTTGTCGATATTCCCCAGGAACGCTTCCACCAGATGGCCGCCTTTTTTGTGCGTTCCTCTTCTAAGCTGCCTTGGAACGATAGCAGCGAAATCATCGTTGGTAGTAAATCTTCCGGCGAACACAAGCTACCGGAAACCAGCCGTGTGATGTTGCCGACCGTCTTCCGTGGCGACCCGCTACCGAAAGGGGCAAGCGACATCGAACGTCGCGTGCAACTGGCTAAATGGGTCACCAGCCCAGACAACACGATGTTTCCTAAGGCTTACACTAACCGAATCTGGGAACGTCTGATGGACGCTCCTTTCTGTGATCCGATCGACGAGATCAGCGCCGAGGCTGGCTATCCGAGCTTGCCCTCTCTGCATCAAGCCGTTGCAGATCATTTTATGGCGAATCAATACGACGCCAAGTCACTCTTTCGCTTGATCCTGAACACCAAAGCCTACCAGCGACAGCTTGATGCCGAAGACCAAATCGTCGGCCAATTGGCTGCGGCCGAATTTCGGAAGATGCGGGGCGATGTGGTTTTTAAGTCGCTGGCCGTAGCGATCGAACTGCCGAACGTAACCGGCGAAGCGACCGAGCCAACCGACGCTGTTCGTTTTCCGCCGCCACCGAAAAGCACGCTCGATCTTGTGAATGAAGTCTTTGGTTACGATCCATCCTTAGGCAAAGCGTTTCGCCCACAAACGATGCAGCAGGCCATGTTCCTGATGAACAATCGCCAACTACAAGCTCAGGTCAACGCAGCTGCCGATCAAAAGACCAAGCTGGCCAAAATGCTTGATCAGTCGCCCGACGACCGCCAGGCGATCCAGCGGCTCTACGTCAACGTGCTCGGTCGAGCCCCCAGCGAAGAAGAGCTAACCGTTGCCTACGACTATGTTCAAGAAATCGATTCTCGCAGCGAGGCGTTCGAAGACCTTTTGTGGGCACTTTTGAACACGGCTGAATTCACCACCCGCCGCTAA
- a CDS encoding AIM24 family protein — MSTVENRYTLREFVEQTQQRDRGEGFFEMESPRILEVNLKGNYVWTKMGSMISYLGSMKFEREGVFDKGLGGFFKKAITGEGARLTKVSGNGKLYLADFGKKIQILRLENQEIVVNANDVLAFENSVTWDIKMMKRISSMMAGGLFQMTLSGTGMVAITTHYEPLTLVVTPSQPVYTDPNATVAWSGTLSPNLKTDISLRSLIGRSSGESFQMEFIGNGFVVVQPFEEIYHAEG, encoded by the coding sequence ATGTCGACCGTTGAAAACCGTTACACACTACGCGAGTTCGTCGAGCAAACCCAACAACGCGACCGAGGCGAAGGCTTCTTCGAGATGGAGAGCCCGCGAATCCTCGAGGTCAACCTGAAGGGAAACTACGTCTGGACCAAGATGGGATCGATGATCTCGTACCTGGGCAGCATGAAGTTCGAGCGAGAAGGGGTCTTCGACAAAGGCCTGGGTGGCTTCTTCAAAAAAGCGATCACCGGGGAAGGGGCACGCCTGACAAAGGTATCGGGCAACGGCAAACTCTATCTGGCCGACTTCGGCAAAAAGATCCAGATTTTGCGTTTAGAGAATCAAGAGATCGTCGTGAATGCCAACGATGTCCTCGCTTTTGAGAACAGCGTGACTTGGGATATCAAAATGATGAAGCGGATCTCGTCCATGATGGCCGGCGGACTGTTTCAAATGACCCTCAGCGGAACCGGTATGGTCGCGATCACCACACACTACGAACCGCTCACGTTGGTGGTGACGCCAAGCCAACCGGTTTACACCGATCCGAACGCCACGGTGGCTTGGAGCGGAACGTTGAGCCCAAACCTAAAGACTGATATTTCGTTGCGTTCGCTGATTGGACGTTCCAGCGGCGAATCGTTTCAAATGGAATTCATCGGCAACGGCTTTGTGGTTGTGCAGCCATTTGAAGAGATTTATCACGCGGAAGGTTAA